In Rhineura floridana isolate rRhiFlo1 chromosome 1, rRhiFlo1.hap2, whole genome shotgun sequence, the following proteins share a genomic window:
- the LOC133377803 gene encoding avidin-like gives MWRNMTRAPALALLGSLLAAAATASSSGSQILPVVEAAAEKRRKGILAGTWVNELGSKMVLNPPNEAGQFSGSYLTAVSAAEKRIQASPLFGVQHDPKEQEQPTFGFAVKWTFSDSTAAFVGQRFVDASGKESLETMWLLREEAKSPEDDWKATRIGRNVFTRVK, from the exons ATGTGGAGGAACATGACCCGCGCGCCCGCCTTGGCGCTGCTCGGCTCGCtcctcgccgccgccgccaccgcctccTCGTCGGGATCTCAAATCCTGCCGGTCGTCGAGGCAGCAGCTGAGAAGCGGAGAAAG GGCATCCTGGCAGGGACGTGGGTAAATGAGCTGGGCTCCAAGATGGTCCTCAACCCTCCCAATGAAGCTGGTCAGTTCTCAGGCTCCTACCTGACAGCCGTGTCAGCTGCGGAGAAGCGCATCCAGGCGTCTCCCCTTTTCGGAGTCCAGCACGATCCCAAGGAGCAGGAGCAGCCCACCTTTGGCTTTGCAGTCAAGTGGACATTCTCGG ACTCCACTGCCGCCTTTGTGGGTCAGCGCTTTGTAGATGCAAGTGGAAAAGAGTCCTTGGAGACAATGTGGCTTTTGCGGGAGGAGGCAAAATCTCCCGAGGATGACTGGAAGGCGACTCG GATTGGCAGGAATGTCTTCACCCGTGTGAAGTG